The Dermacentor silvarum isolate Dsil-2018 chromosome 11, BIME_Dsil_1.4, whole genome shotgun sequence region ttgatGAGCAACAGCCTGTTAGGCCTATCGCTACGCAGATGGTTGTTACGCAATTGTTCTCCCTTTCCCGCACAACACGTGGCCATACGCCTCTTCTCTCACCTTACCTACACTGCATCGTACGGGCGCCGAGAACCCCACCGTGAAAACGCCGGGAGATGGGAAAGAAAGTTTTTTATAAAAGTAAAGTGTTGCTTTTAGCATATCTATGCCATGAAAACTGCCCTAAACCTGCCAGGTCTTTCACCATTTCAACCCACCTCTCAGAGAGACCCTCCTTTGGCAACCTTCTTACGATTCATCACACACGGATCATCAGTTCAAACTGGTGTGCCTTGCAGCCGCATTACATTGCGTGCTGAATCTGTTATCTCCAGAACAAGTTCAGAATGTAACCACTTCCTCACGTCCATGTCTACTATCACTGCTATCAACGCTTTCAAGACAGCCATTGCTCATAAATATTTGTAACAGCGCTACATGGtaacattttatttttgttattgaccctttttgcggcgatcccttgggtgccatgtttgatcacatgatgacgcgtccattgcttgcctcaactgcctccgttgcttccttgtttacaatggaagtgtatgacgccggcgcggcttagaaagcctCTGTTTTGGGAAATATCGTGGACGGTAGCTGGGTGGAGggcacgaagctttggtcacagcttcagaaaatatgtaaaagcgcttttgaagctcattaagctttgtcctaacggcgcgagcagcgtataagaTGCTTGTTATAAAAGCGgcgctaaatatgcattccaatctatccaaacattccgctcgtgaattcaatcaggattagtgtgttttactCTTTGTTCTGTATTTGGCAAATAtcttgaagcagcggcttgtcagtttctgactcagtgaaggtcctcggtgcagccactatctgattatctTCTGCCGAAtcactcgtgggtgtgctcagttccgatagatttgttcttgctgcacgcaaggcttggaacttagctgttttgtacattgtaataccttgtagcaaatatatattaccacTAGTagctcgcttactcttgtgaaccgtcacgaaacattcagcttcaaccattcgtgcgccatcggtgtagtccgtcatttattatgCGTATATagtgtgcatatattcaagtgtgcgcccattcacttattcttgatacgtcgacgatagagtgtgcgtaagttttcctgccatttggggtagatgcgtataaataacgtgcacgaagcttactatgacaggaagtggcgctactccctttgtcattgtttaacgagtggtactcactcttgccaacgttctgttgctgaagccctttctttgaaggttagcaatacaatgctggcggatgagcaaatttctgtatcctcgaggaaagccgtacatctctaagtgccggtaacacgttgagacagttgcagcagcggtccgcgaacttggccacacagattcattccaatccttaacatgccagtcactatttttgcagctaactactgcacacgtcttcaatccacatgattcaatctagcatggttagagcacagtgcgttagtgaaaactcagttgcatttccgacagctgatcacatagaagcaaggtaaaagcggtaatggttttgcattcgtgcgcggtcgctgaggagatgtATGGCGCGACGCCTGAAGCTCCATcttgtttctctaaaacaaactgcccCGCGAAAAGGGCCAGTAGTAGTTTGGTGTAATCTACCCAGTCATAGGTAATACGATTCGGCCTTGAGAGAAAAAATCAATAACTGATGCACCGAGTGCCACCAATACCCTTCTGGAACGCAGACCAACCTTTCCATTTGTCCACTGGACGATCTCCTGTTCCACGATGGGGTGGCCTGTGTCAGCGAGCTGCGTAAGCACCGAGAGTGTGTAGGCGCGCATCAGCTGCCAGACGAGCGCGAGCGTGAGCGTCGCGTTGCCCTCGAAGAGGTCCTGGCCAGCCACGCCCACCAGCGAAAAGCCTTGCTTGCGGCCCAGTTCAACAGCGTAGTTGCAGTTCTCGAGCCGCTCCATGAAGCCCTTGAGCCGGCTGAAGATGCGATGCACACGCGTCCAGTTCACCAGTCCGGGCCGGATCACGTCGAACAGCTGGAAGATGACGAGCCCGTCGGCCAGGTCACTGTACAGCCAGTTCACATATGGGTTCACACCCATCGAGTTGATCCAGTTGCGGTACGTCTTCTCCTCGCGAGTCTCCTCGAGTCCCTCGAGGCCCTCTAGGGCATTGCCGTCCTCCGGCACGTCCAGTGCTGGGTGGTTGTTGAACAGGTTGGCCACGAAGGCCACGTTCAGCTTGTACACACCGTCGACCACGTCTTGAGGGCTCAGGAAGGAGCGGCAGTTGATCTTGTCCGCCTGCTGCAGCATGACCTCGGCACGCGCCAGGAGGTCGGACTCTCGCATCGCCTCGGTCGTGACGCCCGATCCGACTGGTGCGATCTGGCGCAGCAGGATGGTGTAGATCTCGGAGTCGCGCACGTCCGAGGTGAAGTTGTTCAGGCGGCGGTTGGTGCCAGCCCGTTCGAGGTGGTAGTTGCACCAGCGCAGCAGAATGGCCTCGGGTGCCAGGTGGAGCAAGTGCGCCATGTCCTCTCCCGGCTGCACGAGCTGCACAAGGCCCGGGCAGTGCTGCAGCGTGATCTGGTTGAAGAGGCCGATCTTGATGATCTGCCAGAGCAGGCCCAGCACAAGGTGAGGCTTGCCACGCGCCAAGTCGTGCGCGTCGATGTTGACGATGCTGCAGCCGATGGACTGTGCCGAGCTCAAGGCAAGCGTCAGGTTCTCATGCTTCGTGTAGACGGTGAGGCCCTTCTTGTTAATGGCCCGCTCGTCGATTGTCTCCGGGCAGGAGTGGTTGATCATCTTGCAGAGTAGGATGCCGTCCTTTACGCGATCGTACAATACTTCGCCGGGCATAGGGATAGGAAGCAGGTGCGCCAAGTCAGGGTCAGAGCTGAGATTCCGGTTGATCCAATCAGAGAAGGCGGCTCGTTCCTCATGCCGAACGGAATGTGTGGTGCCTTCACTGGACGCCTCGGACATGCCTCCCAGCGTCTGTACGTTGTCCTGAAGGAATGAACGAGTTCAGTAATTAATAACGAGTTATGGGTTTAATGCAAAAGAGCTCTACGCTAGGTCAGACGCTGTACGTAATGGAACCCCATGTTCCTTTAACATGCAGTGGCCTAAATTTTCATGACCAATAACTTAAATCTAACCCCACCAGCGTTTTTGCAATCCGCCCCATCGTAATACTCCCTACGCGGCCGTgtatcgaacctgcgacctcatgGTCAGCAGCATCATACACAGCTACTGAGCCTCCGCAGGGCATAATAGCATCGAATGGGGCACATCAATACAAAGCTAGCTACGGCCCACAGCAAATAACCTATGATAGCTCATTCAACAGATGACTACACGTACATGTCAGAAAGCTGACAAAGAAGATAATGTATCAAGATAAATACGATTTATTTGCCAAAGCAATTCCAAACTAAATGCAGGCTGCATATAATCAGTACAGCAATGGAGATAACATATTTGCCAAACAGGTAGAAAAATAAATAACTATTGTAGCACATCTTCAGTTGAActgttctttgtttttgttttttcacatGTCGGTTGCCATCATCCGAACCACCAAGTGGCCGATCCCTCGACGATAACCGTAGCGTACAGGCCAATAGCAGAACAGTAACAAAAAAGAATACCAAGAAGTAGCTATAGAAAATACTGCCCCAGATTACTGGCTTAAGGAACCCTTCAGCTGGACTAGAACTTGTTCTTTGACTAGTAGGTGCagtttctttaattttttttcgatacGTTTACGAAAAGCAAATGACCACTCATgaaagaggaggaggacaggTGCTGACAACTGTGACACTTTTTGTGAACTGAAAGCTTATCAGCTCGCGCTCGTCCCGTCTCTCTTCGTATGCGCAGTCATTTGCTTTGCACTAAACTTACCGGGAAAATACCCTTTGGCGTTCTTTCGGCTCACCTCCGGGATGAATATTCGTGTCACTCAGCCAAACCGACGTCGACTGCTTGAAAACAATTGCTCGGGCAACGAACATATTTAGGACGGTTAAAAACATCAAATGCACTGTTTCCAGCAGGAAACAAACGAgcgcgcccgcgcgcatcgacgCCTGTGTTCGCGTTTGTGCCTCAGCGCGCGAAACCTTCTCCGTTCATAGCTACGTGCGCGAGAAATGTTTGGCGCAGGACGGCACCAGCTTGTCCGCGAAAgcactgcatgcttcgcaaggaggtttaaaaaaaaatgctggaggtGGAGTTTGTTCCCAATGAAAATAGTAACTTCATTTCTGAGCATTGATGACGTTATCTGCACTAAAATTTACCCCCAGGATCCTCACATTTCATAATCAAACCAAATACAGCGATAAACTTTAGTTatagaagaactttagtgccgtataggATATATATGGCAATTATCGCTCGCGCAACGCCGGCgacgattttctgcgacacggggccctcaacgctatcgcATTAACAGTCTTATAGATATCGGCCGCACACCTTTTTGGAGAGCATGGCCTTGAAACCCGCCGAGACCTCCTGGCCACGCAGCTCGGCATAGATCTGCTCGAACTCGGCCAGCGACAGGCGCCCCGGTTCGGCCAGGGCACCTCGACGCCTCTCCATGTCCTCGATCATCTGACGAACCTTCCACTGGGGGAGCTTGAAGCCCACGGTGGCCAGGGCATCGCGGAGACTCGACAGCTCCACGAAGCCTTTGCTCAGCTGCAAAAAATGACACACTTCGTTCAACACTTTTCCTAAGCACCAAATTTCATGTCCCAGGCACGAGGCGGCGGAAAGAGGAAAAATAAATCTGCAAGGACCATGGCAGCGTGCGACATTTCGTGAGACATGTACAACACATTAAATAATAGAAAAAAGGCGAAGGCTTTCAGTATTTTCTAAGCAAAACTGTAGTAGTGCTAAATCGCAGCTTTTCTGCGAGAGACGGTGATGCTAAATACTAGCCAACGAAGTCCCTAGCGAAATATTCGGCAGAATGCACCTGTAACAATTCTGCAACGTCTATGCGAGTACTGCAATACAACTAAGTTTAGTATAAAATCTGCAAGTAAATTGTGAACATCCTTGGCTGTTAATTTGGCACTGCACAAAGACAAATGCATAATCATCACGCAAAACTTTTTGCCTCGTTCTAAAGCACATCAAACAAGATGTACTGTGCAGGATTTTTTTCTTATTATATATGTTACCTACAAGACATTCTCTGCATGAAGCCTTGAGCCAGAATTCATGCTTTTGAACGTCACACAATTTCGGAACGAGTTATTCTCGTGATCTCATCGCCCAATCTATCAGGCATTTCTATTAAACGCCGTTATTAGGAGTAGCACTTTCTCTACACCGGCTCTTTTCCCTCCCTCTTAGTCAATGCAAATGCATGGATTGCATCGTTCAAGAGGTCGTGCAAGATGCATTGTCCATACGTTGCATTGGCACAGACACTTATCTACAAGAATCTGCGCGTTTTTTAATGCGCGAGCATtataggagtgtcaaagtgggagAAAATAAATGTTTGTGTGGAGTTATGATGCCAGCCgcgtggtagaggtagagagggaATAGGAGAGCTTACAAGAGCgcacgcgcgcgtgcgtgcgtgtgcatgtgcgtgcgtgtgtgcatgcgcaAGTTGCATTTCGCTTCTCGAAAACGCAgtacgtgtgtcgagtgagctcttggacaacactttgcaatgtggtgaacgcggtgtaaatcatggatccgggacctcaaagaaaGTTTTCTATATAGGAAATGTTGGCACCTTCAGGTTGCACCAGCTACTCTTTTTACACAGAACGAATATACACTGAAATGATATAACAATCAGGCTCTGAATGGAAGAAAGCTAATAAGGACTTAAAAGTCGGACTTCATGACTAGAAACAGCTCACACCAGAGACCATATGAAGTCCACTAGAATGTAAACTCGTCTTACATGAATGCAACAAAGACAACACAAAAAAGGTAGCATAAAAGACACTTGTGTCTTTTatgctacctttttttttttgcaatcttgtCAAGAGTGCAAAGACAGCTCCCATAAATACACTGAGGACAGCTACAGCTCACAACAGAGGTTACACAAAACACGGTGGAAGGTAAAGCCAGCTAATACAGATACactaaataaagaaaacacaggGTCAGGTACCAGAAATGCACATGCATTCAGGTACAGAAAGGAACAAAGTAAGGTCTGATGAAACACATAAAGCTTAGATTGAATTATACAAACTAATACGCAATTCCGAACAGTGTTACTCCATTACAGAAATCTCTGGATGGCCATTAGAGCTCGCATTTGTGATATATCTGTTGGCCATGGTCCTATGATCTATTTGAAGCTGAAGGGCCTGTGGTATGTCATTATTATTGGATTGCATCTCAAATGGCGTCTCTGCGCATCACGTCGGGGGCAATCTCCGTTTGTGCATTTGTGCGCCAGCAAATGTACGATGTTTCGATCGCTCAAGGAAACCTGTCAATCACGGTTCCTGTCTCTCAACAAGAGCTGGTGAACATGCTGTCATTTTCATTCTAGCATCTTCAAGACTCCCATTAGTACCgacattacataaggggtggggttaCTTAGTGTAATACATTGCTAATGTGCCAGTACATTCCAGAGCAATAAAAACACATGAATACAAATTTTCCccgcaatgagaaaaaaaaattgtcgcagtttcacccgaaaggcgaagcagcaattgcgatagcaaattagtagagagctatacggaggatagtagttttatcagctgtataaactgggacatgcagcagcaccagcaacgcgcagaactgttgacgccgtcggcgttttgcccgcgtttgcaccgaaagcccgtggcgttggcgactgttgccggtgcctctgggggcggctcggaggttttcgacgcgatcagaatgggacacttgtcgagcagcgtcggaaatcttacccacattctcgcctcggaacgtttttatataaatatgcatttagtgccacagctaaacctcccctcccctcccctcccccgtccccccacggcctctcgcgcgatgtagagttactgtatagacTCTCTTTAGGGCTCCtagagcctatacagtaactctagcgcgatggaagaagccgcgtttgctctcgatatatggtgattgtaaaggaggaaagagacgcttaattctgcagcccatcaggaagcacggcgcagaacgcgcgtttcagtagcgcacccaggatctctgccagggggggggggggggggggctgagagtttgccaataccatctaaacagcattaATTTCGATTtcgtcacgggaaattgtcaaaaaaattggCTCagttttgcgagtgtgcagacgattgcgcgtcttacatcttagttgcagcactcaaatgcgtaaggaaggaaaaggggttaaacaaaagggggggttaagtcggcctcaggggggggggggttacaacccccgaatccccccccccccccccccccccgtcggtgcgccactggcgcgtttgctctccgccgtgtgttcgctccccgtgaaagcgcgcgtccctcgcgccctttcactcgcacatacagcgtccggagcgcggcgacgatttcatcgccgtgacgtcatacggaacctcacgacgacgacggcgacaggaGAAATCCACTTTGGAGTGTACATaaaatagctatcgcaataaaacaaaaacagaaaaggtGGTCAACAGATCGGTACGTTCCTCTACATCGCAAACACGTTAAATCATACGGCGGCCGTACTTTCTAAAGATTAGTTTTTTTTCCATTCTTTACGTCATTGGCTCGGACGCCGCGTCGCCGTTATCGCTAGGATCGACGAACTCGCGGTGGGACGCACGATAGGCGTGGAAAATGAAATGTGACGTTGCAAAATGCCAGTTAAAATCTTGAAGCAGAAAAATGCGGCCAATAAAAATCGGTGCATCAAGTACAGTGCAAGCACGTTAATATCAAATACGGACGCAACTGCGGAAGTTGAAAAGTTCTCaagatatatataaaaaaaaaaagactcggtAATGACGGCATTTATATATGCAACTCCGGGCGAGTGATGACGCTGATATGGTGGGAAAAGCTGTTCCAGTCGGTGGCTGCCGCGGCAGAAGAAACGACGCTACGAAAGTTGTCATACGAGTAGTACAGTAGCGGACTACCTGAAGGGGATAAACGATCAAGATATGAGTGAATGTGCTATTAATATAAGGTGCGCAGTGCAAAGGCTagcaaaaaacgaaaaagaaaacgtaaATTAATGATGGCACATAAGCGTGACAATTAACGCAAGAGAAATAGACGATAGAGCTGACTATGCATTCGGGGATGTAACGCCGATATcacatgaaggaaaaaaaaaaaaaaaagcaaccgtAATTATCGGGTTTAGGGTTCCAAAGCTAAACTGCGATGCCGTAGCGGCCGGGAGAGGCTCCGGATTAAATATGGCCACTTGGGATTCAATAAAGTGAAACGGCGTACTACACGAGCGTTTATCGGCATTCCGCTCCCAGCAGAATGATCccagccgcggccgggaatcgataCCGCGACGTTGTGCTCAAGCACAAGAACGCCGTGGCGGGTTATCGTTCGATATAACGAATGGATGAGTCCCATACAGAGCGATTTGGAACAGACTGAAGGTATTCCAACATGGACGAAGGAACTCATTCCTCCGTGTATTTCAACGGAGTAGAATAGGTGTTGCCCAAATCagtgatgatgatttaatggcaccccctttgaaacggggcggagacaaatggtcatctagcctgcttgatttaatcaggtatgctatacatgtttgtTATCTAGCACTTTTTCTaaacatctccttaatctttcttcaaaatttaccttgtatcgctacctatgaCTATAACAGATCCGGTCTTATCAATCTCTTCTCTGCGTTTCTTGCACCAATACTCTACAcgtgtcttgcttatctcgactgctgaccgctcgatgcttccgtccactttaaacacaagcgcttctggaagttgcacgTTGCCCACGGTTCTCACTGCGTGAAtcacttcgcattccattaggatgtgctgctgagtggtctccggatctttgctgcagcatacacatgcctcatctagttctgaatatttgctccggtatgcgTTAGTCCTCAGGCAACCGGCTCGATCCTATaatagcaagacactgcccttgtgttatcgtacagattttcccttaaCATTTCTTTCAATGCCTCAGAGTAACGCCCTCCGGATTTAAAATGCGGAACGTAAAGGCTAGGTTATTGCTGGTTGAATGCGGCAGAAGCAATtttgggagccggaaacacgtcacagACGTCGTGGTTTGAATACTACCTATTGCTGCCCTCCCAATAAGGCGGATGCATTTTGCACTTGATGTCTTGCCAGAGATTTCGAATAACCGCCGTCCGCCATACAATACATAAAAGGGCCGACCGAAGGCGACCGAGGTAATCCGAACTTACTTGGACCACTTATTTCAGACTAATTCATCAATGCCGTTAAACGTTATGAAGCAGCCTACCAGCTATGGAGAAAGGCTGCACTGGAATGTCACTTGAACAGTCTGCTGTCCTCTAAGCACCGCCGGAAGTCGGCTGGGAATCGAGCCCTCAACCTCGCGTACAGCAGGACTGAGGAGTCACTGAGCCATCGAGGCAAACTCCTTTATTCAGAAATGTTAGGGCAGGAATGTTGAGCTTTCAACTTGCGACAACTGCCATCCGTGCAGACACATATCACGCGCATTATGCGGCCGTCAAGATTGCCGACGTGGCCCTGGGCGGCGTCAACCATATCCAAGGCCATGAGCCTCTCTGACGGACGCAGACGACACCGATCTAGGCCGAATGCCGTATTTACCGGTTTATAATCCATGCTCAGTGTATATATAATCCTCATGGCCGAATTTCGTCGGAAATATTGCCTCCGCGTCAATCGGTATTCGtttcatcgtttttttttcctttcttttctctgcgcGAATCGCAGCTGCGCTCACACCTCCTTTTTGTGAACCATTCAtacagaaacattttttttttaagtcgcgCTACGTCCGTTCAGTCAGATGAAAATTGTCTTGAGAAATGCTGAGGAATTAAACAGCG contains the following coding sequences:
- the LOC119433297 gene encoding plastin-2-like is translated as MRTTEIMAGTRQSLLLTDEQREELSGQFETLSKGFVELSSLRDALATVGFKLPQWKVRQMIEDMERRRGALAEPGRLSLAEFEQIYAELRGQEVSAGFKAMLSKKDNVQTLGGMSEASSEGTTHSVRHEERAAFSDWINRNLSSDPDLAHLLPIPMPGEVLYDRVKDGILLCKMINHSCPETIDERAINKKGLTVYTKHENLTLALSSAQSIGCSIVNIDAHDLARGKPHLVLGLLWQIIKIGLFNQITLQHCPGLVQLVQPGEDMAHLLHLAPEAILLRWCNYHLERAGTNRRLNNFTSDVRDSEIYTILLRQIAPVGSGVTTEAMRESDLLARAEVMLQQADKINCRSFLSPQDVVDGVYKLNVAFVANLFNNHPALDVPEDGNALEGLEGLEETREEKTYRNWINSMGVNPYVNWLYSDLADGLVIFQLFDVIRPGLVNWTRVHRIFSRLKGFMERLENCNYAVELGRKQGFSLVGVAGQDLFEGNATLTLALVWQLMRAYTLSVLTQLADTGHPIVEQEIVQWTNGKLKSAGKTSQIRSFQDPCICDARPIIDLVDAINPGCINYAQVLNATNQEERLANAKYAISMARKQGARIYALPEDIAEGKHKMVMTVFACLMARDYVPGQKQQQEQEQQQKQ